In Vibrio hippocampi, a single genomic region encodes these proteins:
- a CDS encoding nucleotidyltransferase family protein, translating into MFNVRGLEFKLTVAFSSPLTSLDVGCNRSCFIVWDALHRLEVATPMNDVDVIYFDPNERDPNAYLLYESQLKRNMPDINWQVRNQAAMHIRNGDSPYTSTLDAMSYWPEKETAVAIRLVAPEQYECIAAFGVESLFGYCVTHNPKRSRDTFEKRVNSKGWLAQWPSLRVVLSRSNNNDS; encoded by the coding sequence ATGTTTAATGTAAGGGGTTTGGAATTCAAATTGACCGTTGCATTTAGTTCACCATTGACATCGCTAGATGTTGGTTGCAATCGCTCATGCTTTATCGTTTGGGATGCTTTGCATAGGCTTGAAGTCGCCACTCCAATGAATGACGTTGACGTTATTTATTTTGACCCTAATGAACGAGATCCTAATGCCTATCTACTGTATGAGTCTCAGCTTAAACGAAACATGCCAGACATAAATTGGCAGGTTCGTAATCAAGCGGCAATGCATATCCGCAATGGCGACTCGCCCTATACCAGCACTTTGGACGCGATGAGTTATTGGCCAGAAAAAGAAACGGCAGTGGCTATTCGTCTAGTTGCACCAGAACAATATGAGTGTATTGCTGCTTTTGGGGTCGAGTCACTATTCGGTTACTGTGTCACACACAATCCGAAAAGGTCACGAGATACATTTGAAAAACGTGTAAATTCAAAAGGATGGTTAGCTCAGTGGCCATCCCTGAGAGTTGTGTTATCACGCAGCAATAACAATGACTCTTAG
- a CDS encoding 2TM domain-containing protein: MIIRKLRLKQGWSQEQLADLSGLNIRTIQRIERGQKPSLESLKSLAAVFETSVSELQQEPEMTNEVKFTDEEQIVIDQVRAIKGFYSHLMTYAMVIVLLFAINLITDPSYIWAWWPAMGWGIGIINHGLNAFEVFDFFGAKWEKRQIEKRLGRKL, encoded by the coding sequence ATGATAATCAGAAAACTCAGACTGAAACAGGGTTGGTCTCAGGAGCAACTTGCCGACCTAAGTGGTCTTAACATCCGTACAATTCAACGAATTGAACGAGGTCAAAAGCCGAGCCTTGAATCATTAAAATCTCTTGCCGCTGTTTTTGAAACGAGCGTGTCAGAACTTCAGCAGGAGCCAGAAATGACAAACGAAGTGAAATTTACCGACGAAGAGCAAATCGTTATTGATCAGGTGAGAGCGATTAAAGGGTTTTATTCTCACCTAATGACATATGCAATGGTCATCGTTTTATTGTTTGCGATAAACCTTATCACAGACCCAAGCTACATTTGGGCTTGGTGGCCAGCAATGGGGTGGGGAATTGGTATCATAAACCACGGGCTAAATGCCTTTGAAGTTTTTGACTTTTTTGGTGCTAAATGGGAAAAGCGTCAAATAGAAAAACGTCTAGGTAGGAAACTTTAA
- a CDS encoding GNAT family N-acetyltransferase: protein MVLDLLKTTNKSFDESLITEVSDSKGIRDAIRVQEQVWGGDFDWQYQYLLKLKEHSPDSVSIYVVYVNGQPVTSAWLTFNGDSPFAGIWGGSTIKSCRDNGYYSLLLNKRIAEAKARGVKYLTIDASDMSKPIVSKRGFKVVATTTGYTSTSPHRDSL from the coding sequence ATGGTGTTGGACCTTTTAAAAACGACCAATAAATCGTTTGATGAATCTCTAATTACCGAAGTCTCGGATAGCAAAGGCATTCGTGATGCGATAAGAGTTCAGGAACAAGTTTGGGGTGGAGATTTCGATTGGCAGTACCAATACCTACTGAAGCTTAAGGAACACTCTCCAGATTCGGTTTCAATCTATGTCGTGTATGTGAATGGTCAACCTGTAACGTCCGCTTGGCTAACATTTAACGGAGATAGCCCATTTGCCGGTATCTGGGGTGGAAGTACCATCAAATCATGTCGAGACAATGGTTACTATAGTTTGCTGCTAAATAAACGGATTGCAGAGGCGAAAGCAAGAGGCGTCAAGTACCTGACAATAGATGCTTCAGATATGAGCAAGCCTATCGTATCAAAGCGTGGTTTTAAAGTTGTAGCCACAACGACCGGATACACTTCAACTTCACCACACAGGGATAGTTTATGA
- a CDS encoding SDR family oxidoreductase, with amino-acid sequence MRNSKVVLITGGSRGIGAATSRLFAAQGFAVCINYKSNALAAEKLALEINANSNGNTNGSYCITAQADVSDEQEVIRLFKRIDRELGRVSVVVNNAGILHQQARLEDMTADRINTILTNNVTSYFLCSREAVKRMSTRHGGNGGVIVNVSSGAARSGSPNEYIDYAASKGAIDTLTKGLSLEVASEGIRVNCVRPGLIHTEMHADGGEPKRVERLKSIIPLQRGGQPEEVAEAIYWLASDKSSFSTGNFLDLAGGL; translated from the coding sequence ATGAGAAACTCAAAGGTTGTTTTAATTACAGGAGGCAGTCGAGGTATCGGCGCTGCTACCTCTAGGTTGTTTGCTGCTCAAGGCTTTGCTGTTTGCATAAACTACAAGTCCAATGCTCTTGCCGCAGAGAAGCTCGCTTTAGAAATCAATGCTAATTCTAACGGTAATACTAATGGTAGTTATTGTATCACCGCTCAAGCGGATGTTTCGGATGAGCAGGAAGTTATACGCCTGTTCAAACGTATTGATAGAGAGTTAGGTCGCGTGTCTGTCGTTGTAAATAATGCAGGTATCTTGCATCAGCAAGCTCGGCTGGAAGATATGACAGCTGACAGAATCAATACTATATTAACCAACAATGTGACGAGTTATTTCTTATGCAGTCGAGAGGCTGTTAAGCGAATGTCGACTCGTCATGGTGGCAACGGAGGTGTGATTGTCAATGTGTCATCTGGTGCTGCTCGTTCTGGTTCACCGAATGAATACATTGATTATGCCGCGTCAAAAGGTGCCATTGATACACTGACAAAAGGTTTATCATTGGAGGTTGCGTCGGAAGGTATTAGAGTAAATTGTGTGCGTCCTGGCTTAATTCATACAGAAATGCACGCTGATGGCGGAGAGCCTAAAAGGGTTGAACGACTGAAAAGTATTATCCCCTTACAGCGTGGTGGACAACCAGAAGAAGTGGCTGAAGCTATCTATTGGCTTGCATCAGACAAATCCTCATTTTCGACAGGAAACTTTTTAGACTTGGCGGGTGGCTTGTAA
- a CDS encoding GNAT family N-acetyltransferase, which yields MQYRIASEADLASIQLLARETIDRCYRSFLGDESVDGYLTSGESDKEVANNLSHCLVAELQGEIVGYGVCKDNFIHILMIRPNIQRKGLGSSFLAHIETSMVSSGHNVLKLETFNTNTQAIRFYEKNGWVIVNQETDTEFGFVRVYLEKHINVACRF from the coding sequence ATGCAATATAGAATAGCAAGTGAAGCAGATTTGGCATCAATTCAATTACTTGCAAGAGAGACAATCGACAGATGCTATCGCTCATTTCTCGGGGATGAATCCGTGGATGGGTATCTTACTTCGGGTGAATCCGATAAGGAAGTTGCCAACAACCTTTCTCATTGCCTAGTCGCAGAACTACAAGGTGAGATTGTCGGCTACGGTGTATGTAAAGATAATTTCATTCATATCCTGATGATTCGCCCCAATATTCAACGCAAAGGTTTAGGGAGTTCCTTTTTAGCTCATATCGAAACGAGTATGGTCAGTTCTGGGCATAACGTCCTCAAATTGGAAACGTTTAATACCAATACTCAAGCAATTCGTTTTTATGAGAAGAATGGTTGGGTTATCGTTAACCAAGAAACCGATACGGAATTTGGCTTTGTTCGCGTGTATTTAGAAAAACATATTAACGTGGCATGCCGTTTTTAA
- a CDS encoding GNAT family N-acetyltransferase, with protein MFTLEVEKGLELALVEPKFAPLYLKVVTKQREYLSEWLAWPAHAENEEFFLNFIKRSLHDYADGKSLVCAIFFQDELVGNISFNRIDHELSKVEIGYWLRDDYQGKGIISKSVSKLINFAFSELSMQKIQIATAVGNQPSRSVCIRMGFSLEGIITRAENLNGNVVDHAIYGLSRAEWTKIYPSE; from the coding sequence ATGTTTACATTGGAAGTTGAAAAGGGCTTAGAATTGGCTCTTGTTGAGCCCAAGTTTGCTCCTTTATATTTAAAAGTCGTAACAAAGCAGCGTGAGTATTTAAGCGAATGGCTTGCTTGGCCCGCTCATGCTGAAAATGAAGAATTTTTCCTTAACTTCATAAAACGCTCCCTACATGATTATGCCGACGGAAAATCTTTAGTGTGTGCCATATTTTTCCAAGATGAGTTGGTTGGAAATATCAGTTTTAATCGTATCGACCATGAATTGAGTAAAGTAGAAATTGGCTACTGGTTGCGAGATGACTATCAGGGCAAAGGCATAATCAGCAAATCCGTTTCAAAGCTTATCAATTTTGCGTTTTCAGAATTAAGCATGCAAAAGATTCAGATTGCAACCGCAGTTGGCAATCAACCAAGTCGAAGTGTGTGTATACGTATGGGATTCAGCCTAGAGGGCATTATAACAAGAGCTGAAAACTTAAACGGCAACGTCGTTGACCACGCAATTTATGGGCTTAGCCGCGCAGAATGGACCAAAATATACCCGAGTGAATAG
- a CDS encoding MerR family transcriptional regulator has protein sequence MFIKEASELSGATQRAIRFYESLGLIKVSRSGKYRVYTETNVNLIKMIKEAQSLGIKLSEVADLKEGNDSFNWETVRDLLIEKQQDVAIQIQQLEIQRDRLAQYRESIDICIQGVDSDL, from the coding sequence ATGTTTATAAAAGAAGCGTCCGAATTATCAGGTGCCACACAGAGAGCAATAAGATTTTATGAATCTTTGGGGTTAATCAAAGTTTCCCGTTCCGGAAAATATCGTGTGTACACGGAGACGAATGTCAATCTGATAAAAATGATCAAAGAGGCTCAAAGTTTGGGGATTAAACTATCAGAAGTTGCCGACTTAAAAGAGGGCAATGACAGTTTCAATTGGGAAACCGTGAGAGATTTACTGATTGAAAAGCAACAAGATGTTGCAATACAAATTCAACAGTTAGAAATACAACGAGATCGTCTCGCGCAGTATCGGGAATCCATCGATATTTGCATTCAAGGGGTTGACTCTGACCTATAG
- a CDS encoding NAD(P)H-dependent oxidoreductase, which translates to MKKVLVINANPKRESFCRSLANSYALSAALEHEVKQLHISEMSFAISLDHGFDDTIALEPDLLRFQELILWAEHIVIVTPVWWGSLPAKFKGLVDRVFLPNFAFKYVKGKSFPEKLLSGRTSELMITLDTPPFWYKYFNGNVIYKHVKNTILDFSGIKNRSATYFGPIASSSAKTRAFWLNKASKLASRIK; encoded by the coding sequence ATGAAAAAAGTCCTGGTCATTAATGCAAACCCAAAGCGTGAAAGTTTCTGTCGATCCTTAGCAAATAGCTATGCTTTATCTGCGGCATTAGAGCATGAGGTTAAACAACTCCATATTAGTGAAATGAGCTTTGCCATCAGCTTGGATCACGGCTTTGACGATACGATAGCATTAGAGCCTGATTTGCTACGTTTCCAAGAGCTCATTCTTTGGGCTGAGCACATTGTCATAGTGACGCCAGTTTGGTGGGGATCTTTGCCTGCAAAGTTTAAGGGACTGGTTGATAGGGTATTTCTACCCAATTTTGCATTCAAATATGTAAAAGGAAAATCCTTTCCAGAAAAGCTATTGTCAGGTCGAACTTCAGAGCTAATGATCACATTAGACACGCCCCCATTTTGGTACAAGTACTTCAACGGCAATGTCATTTATAAGCATGTCAAAAACACTATATTAGACTTTTCAGGGATCAAAAATCGTTCCGCCACGTACTTTGGTCCCATAGCCAGTTCCAGTGCGAAGACAAGAGCGTTTTGGCTTAATAAAGCGTCAAAATTAGCAAGTCGAATTAAATAG
- a CDS encoding DUF2569 domain-containing protein — protein sequence MELSHISDAKEPLKIRGWLILIAIGIIVTPIRTLYIVGEIYPTIFADGTWELLTTRGSEFYSPLWAPIIIIEIVADALFFIIGICLIYLFFTKKRSFPKWYFGLALCSMLFIFLDAYAISFLLPDIEMFDAETTKEIFRRLVWLFVWSPYLFFSKRAKNTFIK from the coding sequence GTGGAATTATCACATATATCAGATGCAAAAGAGCCATTAAAAATTCGTGGTTGGTTGATTCTAATTGCCATTGGTATCATCGTTACACCAATTAGAACATTATACATAGTGGGTGAAATATACCCGACAATTTTCGCCGATGGAACGTGGGAATTACTTACTACACGGGGGAGTGAATTCTACTCACCGCTTTGGGCACCGATCATAATTATCGAAATAGTAGCTGACGCGCTATTTTTTATCATTGGAATTTGCTTGATTTATCTGTTCTTTACTAAAAAAAGGTCTTTTCCAAAATGGTACTTTGGATTGGCGTTATGTTCGATGCTATTTATTTTCCTCGATGCATATGCAATATCTTTTTTGCTGCCAGATATTGAGATGTTTGATGCTGAAACAACGAAAGAAATATTCCGTAGATTAGTGTGGTTATTTGTTTGGTCTCCGTACCTTTTCTTTTCTAAAAGAGCAAAAAACACATTCATAAAATAA
- a CDS encoding SMI1/KNR4 family protein, with protein sequence MKKDFESFDLSSFWEDSEYSMRAYVDALPSDEEIKKIESELGYKLPDSYIELMRNKNGGIPVNTRFPCQVRTSWAKDHIAIDGFLNIGRTKTFSLCGEGGSQFMIDSWWYPDIGIYFATCPSAGHDMIALDYRKCSRDGIPQVVHVDQEYEYQISFLAENFETFAMGLTVRDDFD encoded by the coding sequence ATGAAAAAAGATTTTGAAAGCTTTGACCTGAGCTCTTTTTGGGAAGACTCAGAATACTCTATGAGGGCTTATGTCGACGCATTACCAAGTGATGAAGAGATTAAGAAAATAGAAAGTGAACTTGGTTATAAACTACCAGATTCATACATTGAGCTTATGCGAAATAAAAATGGCGGTATCCCTGTCAACACTAGATTCCCTTGTCAAGTGAGAACTTCATGGGCTAAAGATCATATAGCAATAGACGGTTTTTTAAATATTGGAAGAACAAAGACTTTTTCACTTTGCGGTGAAGGGGGAAGTCAGTTTATGATCGATTCATGGTGGTATCCTGATATAGGAATCTATTTTGCGACTTGTCCTTCTGCAGGTCACGATATGATCGCTCTTGATTACAGAAAGTGTAGTAGAGATGGTATTCCTCAAGTAGTTCATGTTGATCAAGAGTATGAATATCAAATTTCCTTTTTAGCTGAAAACTTTGAGACGTTTGCTATGGGTTTGACTGTTAGAGATGACTTCGACTAG
- a CDS encoding SMI1/KNR4 family protein — MSKFFIDFDLNSFWEDGDYSRKNYVDVFPSDELIKEVESELGYKLPIAYLDFMKSQNGGIPNNNSFPCKEETSWAPDHVAISGFLNIGNRKSNSLCGQFGSQFMVKEWGYPDIGIYFAKCPSAGHDMIALDYRKCGRDGIPQVVHVDQDCDYKITFLAENFETFVMGLVNWRNFYIE, encoded by the coding sequence ATGAGTAAATTTTTTATTGATTTTGATTTAAATTCTTTTTGGGAAGATGGTGATTATTCAAGAAAAAACTATGTCGATGTTTTTCCAAGTGATGAGTTAATCAAAGAAGTTGAGAGTGAACTAGGATATAAACTACCAATAGCATATCTTGATTTTATGAAGAGCCAAAATGGCGGCATTCCCAACAATAACAGCTTTCCCTGTAAAGAAGAAACATCTTGGGCTCCAGACCATGTAGCAATATCCGGTTTTTTAAATATAGGGAATAGAAAATCTAATTCACTTTGTGGGCAATTTGGAAGCCAATTTATGGTGAAGGAATGGGGTTATCCTGATATAGGCATTTATTTTGCTAAATGCCCTTCTGCAGGTCACGATATGATCGCTCTTGATTACCGAAAGTGTGGTAGAGACGGTATTCCTCAAGTAGTCCATGTAGATCAAGATTGTGACTATAAAATTACTTTTTTGGCGGAAAATTTCGAGACATTTGTTATGGGGCTGGTGAATTGGAGAAACTTTTATATCGAGTAA
- a CDS encoding GNAT family N-acetyltransferase: MKIREVQIDDAKSILDLMHQLDSETSFMMLEQGERDTTLEQQTKILESYTASHTQSMLVLSDNAGIHGYVAGIGNTANRNRHSMYCVMGIKQAMSGHGYGKQLLSCLEAWARAHEFSRLELTVMCHNDRAHRLYLSCGFEVEGIKRNSLKIDGQYVNEFYMSKLL; encoded by the coding sequence ATGAAAATCAGAGAGGTTCAAATCGACGATGCGAAGTCTATATTGGATCTTATGCATCAACTCGATAGTGAAACAAGCTTTATGATGCTGGAGCAAGGCGAAAGGGACACAACGCTTGAACAGCAGACAAAAATCCTCGAATCATATACTGCAAGCCATACTCAATCGATGTTAGTGCTTTCCGATAATGCGGGAATTCATGGCTATGTTGCAGGTATCGGAAATACAGCGAATCGCAATCGCCACTCGATGTATTGTGTCATGGGGATTAAGCAGGCTATGTCTGGTCATGGCTATGGTAAACAACTGCTCAGTTGTCTCGAAGCTTGGGCTAGGGCACATGAGTTTTCCCGACTTGAACTGACGGTGATGTGCCACAATGACAGAGCGCATCGCCTCTATTTGTCTTGTGGATTTGAAGTTGAGGGGATAAAGCGTAATTCTTTAAAAATTGACGGTCAGTATGTCAATGAATTCTATATGTCTAAATTGCTCTGA
- a CDS encoding shikimate kinase encodes MKRINVIGTSGSGKSTVSRMLANRLQYPYLEMDAIFWKPNWQESSDEEFFANLTDRLNDECWVLDGNYNRTAEIKWARVDTIVWVDYSFARTLYQAVKRALIRIATKQELWDKTGNIESFKKSFLSRDSIVLWTLKTYNKNRVRYTELLNDPKYHHIDFVRITSPQKAKAFIAELST; translated from the coding sequence ATGAAAAGAATCAACGTAATAGGCACCAGTGGAAGTGGTAAAAGCACGGTCAGTCGTATGCTTGCCAATAGGCTCCAATATCCCTACCTAGAAATGGACGCCATATTCTGGAAACCCAATTGGCAAGAATCTTCAGATGAAGAGTTCTTTGCTAACCTCACCGATCGCCTAAATGACGAGTGTTGGGTGCTTGATGGCAATTACAACCGAACCGCTGAAATAAAATGGGCTAGAGTCGATACTATTGTTTGGGTGGACTACTCTTTTGCAAGAACGCTATACCAAGCGGTGAAGAGGGCGTTAATTCGAATTGCGACCAAACAAGAGTTGTGGGACAAAACAGGTAACATTGAATCATTCAAAAAATCCTTTCTTAGCAGAGACTCTATTGTTCTCTGGACATTGAAAACGTATAACAAAAATCGAGTGCGTTATACAGAATTGCTGAATGATCCTAAGTACCATCATATAGACTTTGTCAGAATAACTAGCCCCCAAAAGGCAAAAGCATTTATCGCCGAACTCAGCACATAG
- a CDS encoding DUF2000 domain-containing protein: MLDLPDENQKRYIAVLSKKMDLGRSLNVLGHLSVGLAQQLSNDETKYLDYVDMDGNVHPSLSHYPFIVLKADNSNKLRKVREEALRLGIKFTDFTSTMIEGGSTEQQLRTQATNEADLEYLGVCVFGDTETLREFTKKFSLYK, encoded by the coding sequence ATGCTTGATTTACCCGATGAAAATCAGAAAAGATACATTGCAGTTTTAAGTAAAAAAATGGATTTAGGGCGTAGCTTGAATGTACTGGGACACCTAAGTGTCGGTTTGGCGCAGCAACTATCTAATGATGAAACGAAGTACTTAGATTACGTCGATATGGATGGCAATGTTCACCCTAGTTTGTCGCATTATCCATTTATTGTTTTGAAGGCGGATAACTCAAACAAGCTGCGTAAAGTTCGAGAAGAGGCGCTGAGGCTCGGCATCAAATTCACCGATTTTACCAGCACTATGATAGAGGGTGGCTCAACAGAACAACAACTGAGAACCCAAGCAACGAACGAAGCGGATTTGGAGTATTTGGGAGTCTGTGTCTTTGGTGATACTGAGACGTTACGAGAGTTTACGAAAAAATTTAGTCTATATAAGTAG
- a CDS encoding RNA recognition motif domain-containing protein translates to MKLLVRNLERTTTEQEIRVLFSTHGTVTECNLVLDQETGLSKGFAFVEMPDETEAKTALEALNLSTVAKSKIRVKFAQS, encoded by the coding sequence ATGAAACTTTTAGTTCGCAATCTTGAGCGTACAACGACTGAACAAGAAATCCGTGTTCTATTCTCGACTCACGGCACCGTCACTGAGTGCAACTTAGTATTAGACCAAGAAACCGGTCTATCGAAAGGCTTCGCATTTGTCGAAATGCCTGACGAAACAGAAGCTAAAACAGCGCTTGAAGCCTTAAACCTTTCAACCGTTGCTAAGAGTAAAATCAGAGTTAAATTCGCTCAAAGCTAA
- a CDS encoding GNAT family N-acetyltransferase: MNCPELKTNNYRLRAFETKDLNRFAQYRAQKSVAQYQSWSDYTYQDAVALFESTDYFRFAVVGQWYQLAIALQDSDELVGDLAVHFIDDEQVELGFTVAPDFQGQGVATEAASALLAYLFSELGKHRVVATTDANNVASYSVLEKLGFRREAHFIQNIFFKGAWGDEYQYALLSSESKFK; the protein is encoded by the coding sequence ATGAACTGCCCAGAACTAAAGACAAATAATTACCGATTAAGAGCGTTTGAAACCAAGGACTTAAATCGGTTTGCACAGTACCGAGCACAAAAGAGTGTGGCGCAGTATCAAAGTTGGAGTGATTACACATACCAAGATGCGGTTGCTCTATTTGAAAGTACAGACTATTTCAGGTTTGCGGTTGTCGGGCAATGGTATCAGTTGGCGATAGCGTTACAAGATAGTGATGAATTGGTCGGTGATTTGGCGGTTCATTTCATTGATGATGAACAAGTTGAACTCGGTTTTACGGTTGCCCCCGATTTTCAAGGTCAAGGCGTTGCAACGGAAGCGGCGAGCGCGTTATTGGCTTATTTGTTTAGCGAACTCGGTAAGCACAGAGTGGTCGCGACAACCGACGCAAACAATGTGGCTTCATATTCTGTATTAGAAAAGTTGGGTTTCCGAAGAGAAGCGCACTTTATTCAGAATATCTTTTTCAAAGGCGCTTGGGGTGACGAATATCAGTACGCGTTACTCAGTTCCGAGTCTAAATTCAAATAA
- a CDS encoding class I SAM-dependent methyltransferase, whose translation MDENTEIWRQYYQRALSRTHSKRTELAVRLNESNLNVATDCGCGTGSDIQYLEQQGLQVYGFDVNPDAIAICKDRFASKSMVEISESSFESFDYPRSGVVIANSSLFFANPHRFDETWNNIHSSIENGGVFAGDFMGEKDSWAEHYRNPTTPFSESQVIDLFAGFEIVRWFERDEKAKTSLGRMKHWHTYSVVAVKR comes from the coding sequence ATGGATGAAAACACGGAAATATGGCGTCAGTACTACCAAAGGGCACTGTCTCGCACCCATTCAAAACGCACTGAACTGGCTGTTCGGCTTAACGAATCAAACCTAAACGTTGCGACAGACTGTGGCTGTGGAACGGGAAGTGATATCCAGTATCTGGAACAGCAAGGCTTGCAAGTGTATGGCTTCGATGTCAATCCCGACGCGATAGCAATTTGCAAAGACAGGTTTGCTTCAAAGTCAATGGTGGAGATTTCAGAATCTTCATTTGAGTCATTTGATTACCCAAGATCTGGTGTGGTCATTGCTAATTCAAGTTTGTTCTTTGCTAACCCACACCGATTTGACGAGACTTGGAACAACATCCACTCATCCATTGAAAATGGCGGGGTGTTTGCTGGCGACTTTATGGGAGAAAAAGACAGTTGGGCTGAACATTACCGCAATCCCACCACGCCTTTTTCGGAATCACAGGTTATAGATCTATTCGCAGGCTTTGAGATCGTTAGGTGGTTTGAGCGTGACGAAAAAGCAAAAACTTCGTTGGGTAGGATGAAGCATTGGCACACGTACTCTGTCGTTGCGGTGAAACGTTAA
- a CDS encoding TIGR04076 family protein: MKKWFEEEFEWEIEVTGFLRGSETAEYCRNGEEIGDKYKCTYGCPINSEGQGICSKVMVAMFPIMESVRSGGDLTNIGGETRLTKEIVCPDGCVIFRMSATKLGNENFYKRTIKEM; this comes from the coding sequence ATGAAGAAGTGGTTTGAAGAAGAGTTTGAGTGGGAAATTGAAGTCACCGGTTTTCTTCGTGGCAGTGAAACAGCAGAATACTGTAGAAATGGCGAAGAAATCGGTGATAAATATAAATGTACTTATGGTTGCCCCATAAATAGTGAAGGTCAGGGTATCTGCTCCAAAGTGATGGTGGCGATGTTTCCTATTATGGAATCAGTCAGAAGCGGCGGTGACTTGACTAACATTGGAGGAGAGACAAGATTGACGAAAGAAATTGTGTGTCCGGATGGTTGTGTTATTTTCAGAATGTCCGCTACGAAACTAGGGAACGAAAACTTTTATAAAAGAACTATCAAGGAAATGTAA
- a CDS encoding MmcQ/YjbR family DNA-binding protein — protein sequence MDITAFNHFCQSLPATTYVVQWGGAHVWKVGGKVFALGGVGEDNQTWFTFKTSDQNYCFLESHVGYRPAPYFASRGMKWIQQFAASDAQDEELTYYLLQSYKTVALGLSKRKRMELGIVDFVES from the coding sequence ATGGACATCACAGCATTTAACCACTTTTGCCAGTCACTGCCTGCGACTACCTATGTCGTTCAATGGGGCGGTGCTCATGTTTGGAAAGTGGGTGGCAAAGTGTTTGCACTTGGCGGGGTCGGGGAAGATAACCAGACTTGGTTTACATTTAAGACCTCAGATCAGAACTATTGTTTTCTCGAAAGCCATGTTGGCTATCGCCCTGCACCCTATTTTGCCTCTCGAGGTATGAAGTGGATCCAACAGTTCGCGGCTAGTGACGCTCAGGATGAAGAGTTAACTTACTATTTGCTTCAGTCCTACAAGACCGTGGCTTTAGGGCTCAGTAAACGTAAGCGAATGGAGTTGGGGATTGTTGACTTTGTGGAGAGTTGA
- a CDS encoding DUF3332 family protein has translation MNKAMAKMGVMTALAVSLSGCVGSNAVTGYVMGANLKAVDNRYARGGLNMLMAPVYGLAISVDYIVFNSLEFWTGRNPLNGQSHIFDKKMDTLIDINDQVDKSLTTAPIAPLTNYREIERGEMQKIDDNTVEMEITYTNGETATLTGIRDGESVSYYLNGEWVAQTSMTELAAHATKRA, from the coding sequence ATGAACAAGGCGATGGCTAAGATGGGTGTTATGACTGCGTTAGCAGTATCACTTTCTGGTTGTGTAGGTAGTAATGCCGTAACGGGTTACGTGATGGGCGCTAACTTAAAAGCGGTGGATAACCGTTATGCGCGTGGCGGTTTAAACATGTTGATGGCGCCTGTTTATGGTTTGGCGATTTCTGTTGATTATATCGTGTTTAACTCGCTCGAGTTCTGGACGGGTCGCAACCCTTTGAATGGTCAATCACATATCTTTGATAAGAAGATGGATACGCTGATTGATATTAATGACCAAGTTGATAAGTCGCTGACAACAGCCCCGATTGCTCCGCTAACAAACTATCGTGAGATTGAACGTGGTGAGATGCAGAAAATTGATGACAATACGGTTGAGATGGAGATTACCTACACCAATGGTGAAACAGCGACATTAACAGGCATCCGTGATGGTGAATCGGTCAGCTATTATCTCAATGGTGAGTGGGTCGCACAGACTTCGATGACAGAGTTAGCAGCGCACGCAACTAAGCGAGCATAG